The Musa acuminata AAA Group cultivar baxijiao chromosome BXJ3-6, Cavendish_Baxijiao_AAA, whole genome shotgun sequence region GTGCCTCTCGAAACGCGAGATTTGTGATCGGCGAAGAGGACGGATAGAAGAGTGGTGGCGACGGGTGGAGGGATGCGGGCGGGTGGTAGAGGAACTTTGGGGGTGATGGCGGTGTGTGTGGGGAGATTGTGTTAGACGGCGCAAAGCCCCCACTGATGAGGCGGAGCCCCATACGTCGTGTTTCTCTTGATGTGACCGTGGCTTGGGCCACGCCGGAGCATCATCACCTTTTTGCCTTTGGGAAGAAAAAGCATGCTTTTTTGTGCTCTCCGATCGGCTCATCTCCATCTTTAATATCCCATTTTCTTTTAAATATTGAATTAGTGGAATCGAAACGCTCTGTAATCGGTTAGATCGAATCTTGGCACGAGTTCGACATGTGCTCAAGACTTAATGACCAAATTTTCTATCATCCCCATGAATTCATGCTCTATGAAAATGTCAAATGGTTATTAAAATGGATTTTGATTGCTCATTTGTACCCAATGAAGTATGTCCACCACCAATGTAATTCAAGAACTCGATCACTCGGATCTCATGTCGGATGGTATTTTTGTACCCAATGAAGTATGTTCACCACCAATGTAATTCAAGAACTCGATCACTCGGATCTCATATCGAATGATATTTTTGTACCCAATGAAGTATGTCCACCACCAATGTAATTCAAGAACTCAGATCACTGATATCTCATGTCGGATGACATTTAAAATGGTGTTCACGTATCGACCTACGTATTCGATATAAAAAACATATTAAATTACTCATAAATTCTTTAATACTCAAGTTGTTTGCAAGTGAATGATATAATAAGAATCAAGAAGCATAAATTTTCAGGTATAGGAGGGCAAGAAGGATTGCGCATCTcaaggtttttttattttttattttataaaaagaatCTAATTAATTGGCATCTAGACAAGTAATTTAACCATATGATTCTAGAAATGTAGGCTATTGTGGTGATTGTCAACGCGAAAGCAAATTAGGCTCTGATCGAGGATTCTCACGATGAGACATATTAGGATGTTGACATGGAAGCTTATATATGGGCTTTGTGCCTAACATAGATGCTGACATGCTGGGTAATATGTGCCAACTGATAAGGACTTGGCTAAAAGATGCTCGGATAGTATTGAAACTAATgtgattattttgattttttttttctcaaatggtATCCTTTGTTTCCaataatattcaaaatatttCTCATCAATTCAAATAGCATTTTTTTCCTCCTGTTATAGTAGTTTTGCCTATTATAGTGTTTTGGTCATCATAACAAAAACAATATAAAGTTTAAttgaaaaacactataaatagATCTATAACTTCAACCAAACTAACTTTAAGCCTAAAATTTAATTTCATAGTGGTCTATGAGCAATGAGAATAAAAaaggaataatataatattatttataataattttcaataGTTTACAGTATTTTCAACACTTCAACAAAAATACTTTAAtactatcaaaaaatattataaataagtcaTATAAAATTAAAACAGACTATAAATCATTTAATAAATCATATtagaatttaaatatatatttataatattttaaaaataatatcatctaaataaaaataaaaaatagtctaCTATAGTGttttgatcatcataataaaaacactGTAAACATTAAAATATTGTAAATGACCCAAATAGGTTCCTAACCTTAACCAaacttatatacatacatacatacatacacacacacacacacacacacacacacacatatatatatatatatatatatatatatataatttgagcaAAATGTGTCAATCATATTTTTTTgtgataattttttatctttcaagTTATCCAAGAATCGGATCGATTGTATTAGAAACAAGTATGTTCATGTGAGATATCTGAGGTATAAAGTAAGGAATGAAATAATCAAATTatagatattttcataaaactatTTAAGACTAGCATTCATATACCTACGAAGCTTGCTTAGGAACTCAAACAAATATTAAATGAAAAGAGGATGCCAAAGAATagtttgattttgatttgatgtcatctcatttggaaaaaaaatatcatatttgccTATTGATACCTTTccaattatgtaaaatttgattcGATCATAGATTATGTATCAAGAATTTCCTTTTGTTTTGAGGTGCATGCGTGCAACACAAAACACAAGTGAAAGGTTCTATGGAGAGAACCTTTGTCTTTTGTTCTTTTGGAAGTTATTCCATCCGTATTTTCTTATTCAATCATTATGGCTTCATTAATATATAATTGTTTAGATCACTAAGGGTCGCAAAAGATCGATCGCctacttatttttttttagaGAGGACTCCTCAAGAAACTTGTATCATATGCACTTCACataattttattttccttttttatgttactctttaaaattaaaaatttctttttcctCCATGTTTGTGTTGGTGGGATGGAATCTCCTCATAATCTTaaagcaaattttttttttatgacaaagtctAATGTGCTTCCAAATGAATTCCCTAATTATTCTtaacaatttttaaaaataatgttaATTATCTTAATTAAAATCGGATTCAGTTTAAAATAACGTGCCTCACCTCAAGAAAgtcattttgttttgtttttttgtttttggttttcCATAGGGTGGGGTTAGAAGAAGGGTAAAAATAGCGACTTCAAAATGATGGTATGGAATGGGATTAATTGAACATGACATTAGACATAAAGTGCATGAGCTGTGTTTGGTTCAATTCAATTCTTTGTCTTGCTTGAATCACCAGCCAAGTTGGAAATGATGCATCTAGCAATTTTTGGTTGTTTGCAATCGAAAATATATGGCAAAAATAAGAAAAACACAGCATCAAATACCACATAGATGCAGTTGTAGCTGCTTTGTATGGCATTCCTTCTTGTAAATGTAACCATGGAGACAGAAGGAGACAGTCACGGTCTAGAAAAGGGCGACGTGGGAGATGCTCGCAAATACGACATGCAAAATTCTAGATTGTCATTTAGATTTCTCATTAGAgattattatcttttattttttaatttatgacTTTTGTTaagaattttaaatatttctaagttatccttttgtaaatagacatatatatattctcaatttataacttaattctAAAAAAATCTCTTCActtcttatttataatattttttcttttttcttattttttttccctCCTACTCCTCTTAATCAATGGAGGTGatgtaaaatgataaaaaaaaagataaatgataaTATAGGACAAATTGAAGATCGAAAAGGAGAATGTAAAAAATAGTTTTTAATGTTTGTTATAATGATTTAATATCTTTAAGGTTATATACATTATTATGTAATAGTTCATAAGATATAATCTTATAGGCTAATTAGATTAACTTAGAAGATGTTATGTTCCAAGCTTTTGCAAGTTAGTAGGATACACATGCGGCGGGGAGAGTCGGGCTGTATGAaaggaataaaagaaaaaaaagcaagATTGAAATAGAATTAGAGGAGTATGAatagtataatattattttattaattttttaagagattatgaATAGTAAGATGGAAGCTCCTCATTTGGtgtttttttttctataatatCATAAATATCCATCGTTGCTATTTTTTTCTCGTCGTAAGGCATCATCATTATCTAACGATGCAGATTGAAGAGGAGGGGAGGTGGAGGATAGGGTGGCTATTGATGGTGAGGGATGGGACGAGGTAAGAGCCTTCAAAGTGAGTGGAAACAAGGGGTGAGGTTGTGAAAATTACGGGATGACAATGAAGAGATGAGAGCAATAGATAGAGAGGATGATAGTGTCGACAAGAGTAATCGATGCCTAGGATAAGGCTTCACAGGTGCGAGGTTAGGATTTACAGGGCCTCATgacttgatgatgataaccatgaTGGAGTGGAGGTGACGAGGTAGAGACAACAACACGGAGGTGACAAGATaatgttattttattaattttttaataaataaccaTGATAGAATGACTTGACGATGATAACCATGATGGAGTGGAACGAGGTAGAGACAAGAACACGAAGGTGACAAGGTAGAGGTGAGAGACGACGATGTACACATTTAGGgtgttaagagaaaaaaaaaaaaaacacaaaatggGAAAACTTAAAGCTGAGGTACCTATCAAGAAAAATCTAAAACTAAAATTTTTctcaagaaatatatatatatatatatatatatatatatatatatatatatatatatatatatatatatatatatatatataagcaatgtTGTTTACATGTTTGGATGTTGGCACTCCGGCTGATTAaatgttttttttaatttatgaaagGAGACTATATTAGCTAAAAATGATCATACAAAACGTGGTGAATCACCTCTCCACAAAACGGAGAAGCCGTGACGACCAAAATTTGACAGATTAAATGTTCTCTGATTGATTACAAACATTGAAGTGCAAGTACTTCCATGTACATGGGATTCACGATGGTGTTAGCTGGTAAAATCCTTATTTGTCCATAAAAGTCCCATCTTTGtcatttatcatttataagaaaacaaaaacactTCTATATCACTTCCTTTTAAAATATTGTTTATTTGACATGATTATAAACAAAAAAAGGTACATATGGTGAAAATGTGAATCTCCAACCCCACAAAATAATACTACAAGTATGCGTTCCATACGTTTGTATCTCACTCGTAGAGAATTATAGTGTATTGCAATACCATTTAGTAAAATATGCGACCACCTTGTGCGAGTCTTCAAGGCTTTTTTTGTTCCAAAAATGGACACACATGAACAATCTATACTCCAAGCAGGGGAGATTTGTCCAGATAATATTTAGCAATTTATAAAGCATATCTAATACTGAGAAAAAAAGAGACAGATAGTGATAGAGAAGAAATCAGAAAGTTGATCAACCAAGATTTTTAGGACAATTATTGATCTTTTGGTTCTTCTCATGAAAGTAATTAATTTTTACAGCAAACTCGACTACATAAACTCATCAAAATAGTCATGTAATTATGTCAATATGTTGCATATTCTTTATAATTTTAGAGTTCTATTCCCTTCAGTAGCTTTTTTATGCTCTTGGAACCAAAAATGATGCCTACATCAAAAGTATCTTCTTTCAAATTCTTTGCATATACGACCATTTCAAAAGGTTTTTGTGTTGTTCATGCGTTCAAACTACAACTATTTACCACTATTTTACGTTTCTGGAATAGGATCCTGATCCCTAATTTTTCTTTGGCAAGGAAAATATTGACTCACTTTGATAACTGAATAAAAAAAATGGTCAAATATTTCAGGAGCCTCTGTTTTTACCCCATCAAAAAACTAATAACATGACTCAAAATCCAGACCTTTTTACCGTGTAAATAACATCTTAAACGCTATTATACCTAATCAGACACTAAACAGCTTTTTTTAAGTTTTCTATGCTACATAACTCATATGATGGTTAAGCATGGTTAAAAGTACTATCCATTGAATTGGCATGGTTTAAGTGGGGGTTGAATAGGAAATAGAAATAATTTACATAGCATAAAGAACAAGAAATGTGAACAAAATTTGTGAAGGCAGATTCCACAAGGATCACTCATGCAAACTTCAGACAAGTGTTTACTTCCATTCTACACAGAAATACTCAATATGAATCCAACTTTCATGGACATGAGCACACCATTtcctttaaatttaatttttaaaccatcaaccTAAACTTCAAAGTAGTTTTAAATTGCCATTTTGAAGCAATTGGGTCACTCTTTTTTTCTAGGAGCATGActtcaagaaaaaaaatggaaGTTAACTTACAATTGCCGAAATACCAACTTAGAACACACCCTCCTGATTTAAACTAAAAGTTAACGAATAGAACACATGATTTAGGATAAATAAGTTTCTACATTGAAAAATACCACATGTTTTGATGGAAGCTGTTTTTTTCATGCTCATGTATTCATAAAAAGAGGAAATTAGCTTACAATTACCAAGTTGCGATACATCCTTGGATGTAACCTACAAATTATCAGAAATAATTTTCCTGCTCTTCTAGATTGCCCGCACTACAAGGAAGACTGCaagaatttgaaaaaaaaagttaGCTAATGCTATGATTTCTATTCTTGTCAACTATGGGTTGCTGGCACTAAAAGGTTTAAGACAGAAACCACATCTGCAGCAAATATAAGACTATTACAAGATTTACAGTATGTGCAATCCTAAAGTTATAATTCTCAATTCAATATAAATCATGGGACTCCAGAAGAGACGAATTTAATTTCCAACTTCAGAAAAATGCAGATAAAGAATGATAACATGTGCTGCATTCTTCTGGTCCCACAAACAAACTAAATATAGCCAATTCTAAGTATTACCACAACTACTAGTAAACCCTAAGATAAATGAAACACAACTTTGGGAAATAGCATTGCAATTAAAGAGATTACTTTTAAAATTTCCTACCTCAAAACACAAGATAGCAGTCTTCATAAAAGTCTTAAAGCATAATAAGCATGCTACTTTTCCAACAAGAATAGCAACTCTATTTCACTCCTGGCTCAATTGCAACCAGAACTTTTAAGGTCACAATCTAATAATCAAAAGTTGTCTCAAGAATTTTAGTTACAGCTACAAATAGTAAATATTTCTTAAGTATGTGTGACGACCAAATTTACATGTTAAAGAACTTTTGGTCTTCAACAGTTCAAGCCATGTCATCAATTGATGTTCCTCATTAAACTTATTATGTTTCCTAGTAAGTTTATTATATCTGGAATCATGATTTGAGTTTTCCTacattcaaatttttctaagtaaCAAAAAATATTGAATTTCAAAAAACAAATCCTTGAGAATTCTATTGTATTATTGATCTACACGATGACTTCATTGATAAGTATAATCACACAGTAATACTTTCTGTGGGAAAGTGACAGAGATGGCCCTGGTCACTCTACCAgtcattattttaattttttgacaATAAAATATGTATCTGTTCATAGCTAAGTCAAGAATGATTTCCACTTTTGACAATTACTATGGATGATAGTTTTTTCAAACTTTCCTAATTATAAACCCTTGACATGGTACCAAAATTTAACCCAACAATCATGAAATTCAAAGATGAAGCACATAAATCAAGAATTGCTTCAACTAGGAATATACTAGCTGAAAGAGAAACATGATGCTCTTCTGGTGCCAAagatatagaaagaaaaaaaaaaagaaagaatgatgtCATGCCATCTagtttaaaattttgaagtatttgCTCTTCCAATAGTTGGGGAAGGGGCACTAATGCATTATAAACCCAGCTCACAGACCAATAGATAAAACAAGAGAAATTATTTGACAAAAAACAACTTGCTTTGCAACCAAAACCATGTCGACCATTCAACGAGAACATTGTTGTCACTTGCCCTTCATAGTTTATACCATTCTGTGTCAACAGTTTATAATTAAGCACTACATCGAAACTATAATAAAGTCCTGGAAAGCCTTCTGTTTCAGCTTAGTCTAGGGAAAACTCCGATTCTATCTACCACGCATAGAATTTCTTAATATGTGAAGTTGAGTTGATCATTAACTAGCTCCACTTGAGCAAGTAAGATATTCCTATGATTCATCTTTTTTCGAGAGTTTATTTGAACAAAAACAACTTGCTACAGAACGAAAAACCACTTGAACCATTCAACAAAAACATTGTTGTGAAGTTTGTAATTTACTATTCAAAGTTTATACCATTCCATGTCCACAATTCATAATTAAGCACTACACTAAACCTATAATAAAGGACCTAGAAAGCCTTCAGTTACACTTTAGATAATCTAGGTAAATctccaattttataattgagataaacatCACTATCTACTGAGCATAGAGTTTCTTAATAAGTGAAGTTGAGTTTTTTGAGGAATAATACCATAAACACAAGAAGCAGAATCCAAGGAAAAAATTTGGGACATTAGAATAGAATTTATGAAAGATAACTTTTTGAAATAAGGAATACAATTTTTCAATATATTTCAGTTTTACATAATGATTCCAAATCCAGAGAACACACTGAACAGTGTAGGCCTACCTTGCCCTGCCATTGCTCATCCACATCTTAATTCTAAACAACCTAAATATTTCATGTTGACTAATAAGTTCAATGTTTAAACTCCAGGCCTATGAAACCCATGGATATGGTAGACACATTAACAATTTTGGAGAGAACTTAAGGATACTattgcatattttaaaaaaatctacCCACAATGACAAAGGCACCCCCAAAAACTAGGACTACAAAAAACATTCAGTGACCTGATCCATTTCAACCaaaaaataaattagataaaGTCTAAACATGCTAGCAAAAAGCCCATAATATGATTGgcatttaaaaaattaatcacaGCCAAGATATCAGATCTTTGCTTCTTGGTTGACCACAGACTAATTTTTTgaaaggaagccagaagtggcaaAATATTTTTCCTCTCAAGGACTTTGATCTGAATCAATTATTAAAATGCAAGGATAACTCACCTAGGAACAAAATAACGAAAATTGCAGACACAAATATTTGGGTCAGCCGACCATATTGGATATGGTATTGAGACCTTTGGAGCTGTCTATTAAAAGCACCCAACCATCCATAAAACTGCTTATTGTAATCCTCAGCACCAGAACAATTGAGCCAGCTCTTGCTTTTTTCATAGCAAACATTGGTGTCCTAAAATTGCAATAAAAATATCATGATAACAGACAGTGGTTAAGTAATCAtgggatgatgatgaaattttcaaaatatGTTATCAAAAGCCTGAGAAACTAAAGATGAAAATTTATTTCTCACCTGAGAGTTATTCCTTAATGGAATCAACTCTTCTGGTTGATGATGATCGTGGCCCTTCCATTTCCTAAAACCATTTTTTGACAACTTAACATTTGATGTGGATTCTATAGCCTTCATCAGACAGGACAAGCTGGGTACTTTGTGAGGGGGTAAAACAATACTCTCTTCAGAAGATCTACAAGGACCATCCTCAGGAGAAAGTGAAATTTTCCATGATCCAATATCACCACTAGCACTCACAATCCTCCTATGTCCTTGCACCTTCTCATTTCCTCCCATTCGGCTGATTTCATCTAAATTGTGAATACATTTTCTGTGTTCACCCTCAACATTCATGTTTGACTGGCTCTCTGCAGGAGCTGCCACCAAATTCTCTTGCTTTGGTAAGGAAGGAAGCGAGAGGAAAAGGGCCAGCTCATCCCGTTCTCCTTCATCCAATTGAACCCACGTCAATTTGGTCTCCCTATCGTTCCGATTGCATTGCAACAGCGAAATCTCCACCTCAGATATTTTGTTCTCAATTGCTGAGACAAACTGGTCATGCCGAGCTCTTGTACCATCTCCAGCTGAACACGCCTTGTCATTCGACCTTACTGCCTTGGCGAATTCCTCAAGCTGCAAAATTTCCGGCAATGGCATCGCAATCTCAAAAGTGGTCGCACAACTTTCACAGACAACCCATACAAGATCCGAACATTATACCATAAAAGGATAAAACTCGGACCTTACCTGCCATTTTGCGGTGCCAAGTGCAGTCCGGAGCTCACTGAGGAGCTCCATAGATGAATCTTCGGCACCGCCGGATCGGTTCAAAACCGGGGCGTCCTTGCTTTCGTGGATCCATCTTCTATAGACAGATTCCAACCTAAAAAGAGGACAATTAGTAGAGGGGAAATCAGAAGGGGGATAAAATGAATAGCCAACCAGAGTTGAAATACCTATCGGCCGATTCCTGAACTTCCTCGGCGGAAGAGAAGAAGGGATCTTTCTCCCAGCGATCGAAGCACGTCGTCATCGGATTTCCTCAAAGGCAACAGAAGAGAAGGGGCAAATCGAGACACTGATCCTCTATGGAACCCCGGAATTGAGGAGCGAAGCGAAGGGAAGAGATGCGTTTTATCGATTGATCTTCGAGATGGAGTCGGCGACGGGTTGGCGTAGTTTGTTGCGATTACCGCAGCGTCGCTGTCGTTGTCAACCTCATGCTGTTATTGCTGTTGGTGTCGTCGACGGGCGAAG contains the following coding sequences:
- the LOC135640465 gene encoding uncharacterized protein LOC135640465; protein product: MTTCFDRWEKDPFFSSAEEVQESADRLESVYRRWIHESKDAPVLNRSGGAEDSSMELLSELRTALGTAKWQLEEFAKAVRSNDKACSAGDGTRARHDQFVSAIENKISEVEISLLQCNRNDRETKLTWVQLDEGERDELALFLSLPSLPKQENLVAAPAESQSNMNVEGEHRKCIHNLDEISRMGGNEKVQGHRRIVSASGDIGSWKISLSPEDGPCRSSEESIVLPPHKVPSLSCLMKAIESTSNVKLSKNGFRKWKGHDHHQPEELIPLRNNSQDTNVCYEKSKSWLNCSGAEDYNKQFYGWLGAFNRQLQRSQYHIQYGRLTQIFVSAIFVILFLVFLVVRAI